The Sesamum indicum cultivar Zhongzhi No. 13 linkage group LG6, S_indicum_v1.0, whole genome shotgun sequence genome has a segment encoding these proteins:
- the LOC105163693 gene encoding ABC transporter G family member 15-like: MAIMGPSGSGKSTLLDSLAGRLARNVVMNGNILLNGKKRRLDYGLVAYVTQEDVLLGTLTVRETITYSAHLRLPSSMTKQEIRGIIDGTIMELGLQDCADRQIGNWQLRGLSGGEKKRLSIALEILTRPRLLFLDEPTSGLDSAAAFFVIQSIKNLARDGRTVISSIHQPSSEVFALFDDLYLLSSGETVYFGEAKMAVKFFAEAGFPCPSRRNPSDHFLRCINSDFDIVTATLKGSQRLREEDKTSDPLMNLATADIKSVLVEKYKFSQYARKARSRMREISTIQGLEIGTIRGSQARWWKQLTTLTQRSFLNMSRDTGYYWARIVTYIVVAICVGTLFYDVGTGYTAILARGACGGFVTGFMTFMSIGGFPSFIEEMKVFYRERLNGYYGNAVFILSNFLSSLPFLVAVSTIAGTITFYMVKFRSGFSHYVFFCLNLFGCIAMVESVMMIVASLVPNFLMGLITGAGILGIMMITSGFFRPVVDLPKPVWRYPISLIGYGAWSLQGAYKNDMLGMVFDPLVPGDPKIKGEDVLRHMFRVSLDHSKWWDLFAVYALIVCYRLLFFIILKVKERSAPIFQSLYAKRAMHQFKKRPSFRRKPSYSSKRHHNLHSLSSQEGLSSPIP; the protein is encoded by the exons ATGGCTATTATGGGTCCTTCTGGCTCTGGCAAATCCACCCTTCTTGATTCCCTGGCAG GTAGATTAGCAAGAAATGTTGTCATGAATGGAAATATTCTTCTCAACGGGAAGAAGAGGAGACTGGACTATGGTTTGGTT GCTTATGTCACACAAGAGGATGTATTGTTGGGGACTCTTACAGTCAGAGAAACTATAACTTACTCTGCTCATTTGAGGCTTCCATCCTCCATGACAAAGCAAGAGATAAGAGGCATCATAGATGGAACTATAATGGAATTGGGCCTTCAAGATTGTGCCGATCGCCAGATAGGAAATTGGCAATTAAGAGGCTTAAGTGGTGGAGAAAAGAAGAGATTGAGCATTGCCCTTGAAATTCTAACGCGGCCTCGACTACTCTTTCTGGATGAGCCTACTAGCGGCCTTGACAGCGCAGCAGCCTTTTTCGTCATCCAATCTATTAAGAATCTTGCACGAGATGGAAGAACTGTTATCTCCTCAATCCATCAGCCTAGTAGTGAAGTTTTTGCACTGTTTGATGACCTCTATTTACTGTCTAGCGGTGAAACAGTTTACTTTGGAGAAGCTAAGATGGCAGTAAAG ttttttgcCGAAGCAGGGTTTCCCTGTCCAAGTAGGAGGAATCCCTCGGATCATTTCCTGCGCTGCATTAACTCAGACTTTGACATCGTGACAGCCACATTGAAAGGTTCACAACGACTACGT GAAGAAGACAAAACATCAGATCCTCTGATGAATTTGGCAACAGCGGATATCAAATCAGTActtgttgaaaaatataagttcTCACAGTATGCAAGAAAGGCAAGATCAAGGATGCGAGAAATCTCCACTATC CAAGGCCTGGAGATTGGAACAATCAGAGGAAGCCAAGCAAGGTGGTGGAAGCAGCTTACAACATTGACACAGAGATCTTTCTTGAATATGTCTAGAGACACTGGATATTACTGGGCTCGAATAGTCACATACATTGTTGTTGCTATATGCGTTGGGACTCTGTTCTATGATGTTGGTACTGGTTACACAGCGATATTGGCTCGTGGAGCTTGTGGTGGCTTTGTGACAGGCTTTATGACTTTTATGTCCATTGGAGGATTCCCGTCCTTCATCGAAGAAATGAAG GTGTTTTATCGAGAAAGGCTTAATGGTTACTACGGCAATGCTGTGTTCATACTATCGAACTTCCTCTCTTCCCTCCCGTTCTTGGTTGCAGTCTCGACTATTGCAGGGACGATAACGTTTTACATGGTGAAATTCCGGTCTGGATTTTCACATTACGTCTTCTTTTGCCTTAACCTTTTTGGATGCATTGCTATGGTAGAGAGCGTCATGATGATCGTAGCTTCGTTAGTTCCAAACTTCTTGATGGGTCTCATAACTGGGGCCGGAATTCTT GGGATCATGATGATCACGTCTGGCTTCTTCCGGCCGGTGGTAGACCTTCCCAAACCAGTTTGGCGCTACCCAATTTCGCTCATCGGATATGGTGCATGGTCTTTGCAG GGAGCATACAAGAACGATATGCTCGGAATGGTATTTGATCCTCTAGTACCTGGTGATCCAAAGATAAAGGGAGAGGATGTGCTAAGACATATGTTCCGAGTATCATTAGATCATTCCAAGTGGTGGGATTTGTTTGCGGTCTACGCCCTCATCGTATGTTACAGACTTCTCTTCTTCATCATTCTCAAGGTAAAAGAGAGATCAGCACCAATTTTCCAGTCACTCTATGCAAAGAGAGCAATGCACCAGTTCAAGAAGCGCCCTTCATTTAGGAGGAAGCCGTCGTATTCGTCCAAGCGACATCATAATCTCCATTCGTTGTCGTCTCAAGAAGGTCTAAGCTCTCCAATCCCTTAG